A genomic stretch from Edaphobacter aggregans includes:
- a CDS encoding glycoside hydrolase family 38 C-terminal domain-containing protein yields MTVIASLRRITTILLTAFVTAALIPAHAQSPKEIADIIATLPANSQKVVERLGTLDNLPADEWRSHVGDLAHGEDPNLDDSSWPIVKPRSHAPNDAVWFRRLVEVPKNLNGYDLTGARIWFQFRANANGPMPQIIYFNGRRVALGDDLEPIVLFDQAKPGDKVLIAVKLLHTVDTKTFDRATMKIDFASGRPNPSDLRTEFLSSAALLPSLSKNPTQDLATLNQSITTVDLAALEAADQSKFDASLTASRQKLEPIKPVLQQATFHLTGNSHIDAAWLWPVTETVDVVKRTFSTALQLMNEYPDYTYTQSAAAYNDWIAQKYPAINEEIKKRIKEGRWEIVGGMWVEPDLNMPDGESQVRSLLIGKRFFKDQYGVDVRIGWNPDSFGYNWQLPQIYKRSGMDYFVTQKMTWNDTNQLPFKLFWWQSPDGSKVLTYFPHDYANNNLNPVRLSADLAVARQRAPGMEKMMDLYGIGDHGGGPTRAILDEGNHWAQPGKIMPNIQFGVAQSFFTNSEQNLSPNSPVWNYTSIAKGYTFPTPDPGKIAIPTWKDEMYFEYHRGVMTTQAQHKRNMRESEERTINAEKLASLAWLDGKPYPHAELTDAWKKIAFNGFHDLAAGSGIGIIYKEAQAEFDQVRWATNEISTNALNTLAAGINTKAAGEVPVLVFNPLAWSHTGITTATVQLPTASTNGVSVLDAHNNVLPSFVTESDPKTNTYKILIAAKDVPSMGYQVLHVTAGTKPFATDLKASGTTMENAFLKVVVDSSTGCITSLYDKKSNFESLASGACGNQLQTFHDLPKEYDAWNIDPGTLDHMTPISNVDSVKLVESGPMRAVIRVTRTWQSSKFVQDLQLYANTDTVDVINDIDWHETHVLLKAAFPLAATGPMATYDIPYGNIERTTTRNNTWEQAKFEVPALRWADLGDAQHGFSLLNEAKYGYDAAGNVLRLTLLRSATWPDPEADRGHQHFSYALYPHAGTWKQALTARRGYQYNYELRAAQVGSHTGTLPLEHSYASVTPENVILTAIKKAEDDNGLIFRVFEWAGKQSDVTFTVPTGATSATETNLMEKPQGSPLTVSNNKVTAPISPYEILTIRVDYPHN; encoded by the coding sequence TTGACTGTCATCGCCTCTCTGCGCCGTATCACCACGATCCTCCTCACCGCCTTCGTCACCGCCGCCCTGATCCCCGCCCACGCGCAATCCCCCAAAGAGATCGCCGACATCATCGCAACCCTCCCCGCCAACTCCCAAAAAGTCGTCGAGCGCCTCGGCACCCTCGACAACCTCCCCGCCGACGAGTGGCGTTCCCACGTAGGCGACCTCGCCCACGGCGAAGACCCGAACCTCGACGACTCCTCCTGGCCCATCGTCAAGCCCCGCAGCCACGCCCCCAACGACGCCGTCTGGTTCCGTCGCCTCGTCGAAGTCCCCAAAAATCTCAATGGCTACGACCTCACCGGAGCCCGCATCTGGTTCCAATTCCGTGCCAACGCCAACGGCCCCATGCCGCAGATCATCTACTTCAACGGCCGCCGCGTAGCCCTCGGTGACGACCTCGAACCCATCGTCCTCTTCGACCAGGCCAAGCCCGGCGACAAGGTCCTCATCGCCGTAAAACTCCTCCACACCGTCGACACCAAGACCTTCGACCGCGCGACCATGAAGATCGACTTCGCCTCCGGCCGCCCCAACCCCTCCGACCTTCGCACCGAGTTCCTCTCCAGCGCCGCCCTCCTGCCCTCGCTCTCCAAGAACCCCACGCAGGACCTAGCCACCCTCAACCAATCCATCACCACCGTTGATCTCGCCGCCCTCGAAGCCGCCGACCAATCAAAATTCGACGCCTCCCTCACCGCCTCCCGCCAAAAGCTCGAGCCCATCAAGCCCGTTCTGCAACAAGCCACATTCCATCTCACCGGCAACTCCCACATCGACGCCGCATGGCTCTGGCCCGTTACCGAAACCGTCGACGTAGTCAAGCGCACCTTCTCCACCGCGCTCCAGCTCATGAACGAGTACCCCGACTACACCTACACCCAATCCGCCGCCGCCTACAACGACTGGATCGCGCAAAAATACCCAGCCATCAACGAAGAGATCAAAAAGCGCATCAAGGAAGGCCGATGGGAGATCGTCGGCGGCATGTGGGTCGAGCCCGATCTCAACATGCCCGATGGCGAATCCCAGGTCCGCTCCCTCCTCATCGGCAAGCGCTTCTTCAAAGACCAGTACGGCGTCGACGTCCGCATCGGCTGGAACCCCGACTCCTTCGGCTACAACTGGCAGCTCCCCCAGATCTACAAACGCTCTGGCATGGACTACTTCGTCACCCAGAAGATGACCTGGAACGACACCAACCAGCTCCCCTTCAAGCTCTTCTGGTGGCAGTCTCCCGACGGCAGCAAAGTCCTCACCTACTTCCCGCACGACTACGCCAACAATAACCTCAACCCCGTCCGCCTCTCCGCCGACCTCGCCGTGGCCCGCCAACGCGCACCCGGCATGGAAAAGATGATGGACCTCTACGGCATCGGCGACCACGGCGGCGGCCCCACCCGCGCCATCCTCGACGAGGGCAATCACTGGGCCCAGCCCGGCAAGATCATGCCCAACATCCAGTTCGGCGTCGCCCAATCCTTCTTCACCAACTCCGAGCAAAACCTCTCCCCCAACTCGCCCGTCTGGAACTACACCTCCATCGCCAAGGGCTACACCTTCCCCACGCCCGACCCCGGCAAAATCGCCATCCCCACCTGGAAGGATGAGATGTACTTCGAGTACCACCGCGGAGTCATGACCACCCAGGCCCAGCACAAGCGCAACATGCGCGAATCCGAAGAGCGCACCATCAACGCCGAAAAGTTAGCCTCTCTCGCATGGCTCGACGGCAAGCCCTACCCCCACGCCGAACTCACCGACGCCTGGAAGAAGATTGCCTTCAACGGCTTCCACGACCTCGCCGCCGGCTCCGGCATCGGCATCATCTACAAAGAAGCACAGGCCGAATTCGACCAGGTCCGCTGGGCCACCAACGAAATCTCAACCAACGCCCTCAACACCCTCGCCGCAGGCATCAACACCAAAGCCGCAGGCGAAGTACCCGTCCTCGTCTTCAACCCGCTCGCCTGGAGCCACACCGGCATCACCACCGCGACAGTCCAGCTTCCCACCGCATCCACCAACGGCGTCTCAGTCCTCGACGCCCACAACAACGTCCTGCCCTCATTCGTCACCGAGAGCGACCCCAAGACCAACACCTACAAAATCCTGATCGCCGCAAAAGACGTCCCCTCCATGGGCTATCAGGTACTCCACGTCACTGCAGGAACCAAGCCCTTTGCGACGGACCTCAAAGCCAGCGGCACCACGATGGAGAACGCCTTCCTCAAGGTAGTCGTAGACTCCTCCACCGGCTGCATCACCAGCCTCTACGACAAGAAGTCCAACTTCGAGTCCCTCGCCAGCGGAGCCTGCGGCAACCAGCTCCAGACCTTCCACGATCTCCCCAAGGAATACGACGCCTGGAACATCGACCCCGGCACTCTCGACCACATGACCCCCATCAGCAACGTTGACTCGGTCAAGCTCGTCGAGAGCGGCCCCATGCGTGCCGTCATCCGCGTCACCCGCACCTGGCAGTCCTCGAAGTTCGTTCAGGACCTCCAGCTCTACGCCAACACCGACACCGTCGACGTCATCAACGACATCGACTGGCACGAGACCCACGTCCTCCTCAAGGCAGCCTTCCCGCTCGCCGCCACTGGCCCCATGGCCACCTACGACATCCCCTACGGCAACATCGAGCGCACCACTACCCGCAATAACACCTGGGAGCAAGCCAAGTTCGAAGTCCCCGCTCTCCGCTGGGCCGACCTCGGCGACGCCCAGCACGGCTTCTCGCTCCTCAACGAAGCCAAATACGGCTACGACGCCGCAGGCAACGTCCTGCGCCTAACCCTCCTGCGCTCCGCCACCTGGCCCGACCCCGAAGCCGACCGCGGCCACCAGCACTTCAGCTACGCCCTCTACCCGCACGCCGGAACATGGAAACAGGCCCTCACCGCACGCCGCGGCTACCAATACAACTAC
- a CDS encoding HEAT repeat domain-containing protein, with translation MKHFLIALILSASAIVAQQPKVINTQFNTEPAGAGLSATVARFQRSTQPQWLGYEVPALPRTNFSSCSDSEGASQSEDGCCGEYQLESTRDGMSSSDQKPSPANMYVLLRLDHGAIIKVRPANAGCRLNAGGVPFTWLTGVQPNDSVTFLTKLAAQPEDDQGKRVTEDSLVTLAMHATPAATEALASLAAPTNTPRLREKAAFWLGAKRGHEGFLVLQQLITKEQDPKLREKLTFDLSINSDPAATDELLKMAKSDSSPQVRGQAIFWLAQKAGKKASAAITDAIQNDPELQVKKKAVFALSQLPKDEGVPQLMHVADTNSNPTIRKEAIFWLGQSKDPRALEYLEAILKR, from the coding sequence GTGAAACACTTTCTCATCGCCCTCATCCTCAGCGCGTCCGCCATCGTCGCGCAACAGCCTAAAGTCATCAACACGCAGTTCAACACTGAGCCCGCAGGCGCAGGACTGTCCGCGACGGTGGCGCGATTTCAGCGCTCAACTCAGCCCCAATGGCTTGGATATGAAGTGCCTGCTCTTCCACGAACGAATTTCTCTTCATGTTCAGATTCTGAGGGCGCATCACAGTCTGAAGATGGATGCTGCGGTGAATATCAACTCGAGTCCACGCGAGACGGCATGAGCAGCAGCGATCAAAAACCATCGCCAGCTAACATGTACGTCCTCCTCCGCCTCGATCACGGAGCCATCATCAAAGTCCGTCCCGCCAACGCAGGCTGCCGGCTCAACGCAGGCGGCGTCCCCTTCACCTGGCTCACCGGCGTCCAGCCCAACGACAGCGTAACCTTCCTGACCAAGCTCGCCGCTCAGCCCGAGGACGATCAGGGCAAACGCGTCACGGAAGACTCCCTCGTCACCCTCGCCATGCATGCCACTCCAGCCGCGACTGAGGCCCTCGCCTCACTCGCCGCCCCGACCAACACCCCGCGCCTCCGCGAAAAAGCCGCCTTCTGGCTGGGTGCCAAGCGCGGACACGAAGGTTTCCTCGTCCTTCAGCAGCTCATCACCAAAGAACAAGATCCCAAACTCCGCGAAAAACTAACCTTCGACCTCTCCATCAACTCTGACCCCGCCGCGACGGACGAACTCCTCAAAATGGCCAAGTCCGACTCCAGCCCGCAGGTCCGCGGTCAGGCCATCTTCTGGCTGGCCCAAAAGGCCGGCAAGAAAGCTAGCGCCGCTATCACCGACGCCATCCAGAACGACCCCGAACTGCAAGTTAAAAAGAAAGCCGTCTTCGCGCTCAGCCAGCTTCCCAAAGACGAAGGCGTCCCCCAACTCATGCACGTAGCCGACACCAACTCCAACCCCACCATTCGCAAAGAAGCCATCTTCTGGCTGGGCCAATCCAAAGACCCCCGAGCCCTCGAATACCTCGAAGCCATCCTCAAACGCTAA
- a CDS encoding HEAT repeat domain-containing protein → MKNTSLIFAAILASPLFAPQAFSAELVKPELIAYELSPAAKDDALYNDGTRAINEGRWSDAVDLFNKVVQMRGERAEGALYWRAYAENKEGQSARALSTCAELRRTYPKSKWLDECGALEIEIHSHSGQLMSPEATQDDELKLLALSAIMQQDESHAIPAIQQILAGNSSDKLKERALFVLSQSDSKQAQDLIGQIARGQSNPTLQIRAIRMLSIRGRQSVDVLADIYQHTTNVAVKKAILQAYVVTNSPDKLVEAARNETDPQLIRTAVHTLGALGATTQLQTLYSEAKSPEIKAEIINSLIPAGHKGAEVLGNIATTEQDPDLRRKAIRNLGIAGGSEATPKLLAIYQNSADPETKKAAVQALFLANDAHDLVTLAKTEKDPALKQSIVQQLSIMHNPEATAYMLEILNK, encoded by the coding sequence ATGAAGAACACATCACTCATCTTCGCTGCCATCCTCGCCTCTCCTCTCTTTGCGCCGCAGGCCTTCTCTGCCGAGCTCGTCAAGCCGGAGCTCATCGCCTACGAACTCTCCCCCGCCGCCAAGGATGACGCCCTCTACAACGACGGCACCCGCGCCATCAACGAAGGACGCTGGTCCGACGCCGTCGACCTCTTCAACAAAGTCGTCCAGATGCGCGGCGAGCGAGCCGAAGGCGCCCTCTACTGGCGTGCCTACGCTGAAAACAAAGAAGGCCAGTCAGCCCGAGCACTCAGCACCTGTGCCGAGCTCCGCCGCACCTACCCCAAGAGCAAATGGCTCGACGAGTGCGGCGCCCTCGAAATCGAAATCCACAGCCACAGCGGGCAGCTCATGTCGCCCGAGGCCACCCAGGACGACGAACTAAAGCTCCTCGCCCTCAGTGCCATCATGCAGCAGGATGAATCCCACGCTATCCCCGCCATCCAGCAAATTCTCGCCGGCAATAGCTCTGACAAGCTCAAGGAGCGCGCCCTCTTCGTCCTCTCCCAGAGCGACTCCAAACAGGCTCAGGATCTCATCGGCCAAATCGCCCGCGGCCAATCGAATCCCACCCTGCAGATTAGGGCAATCCGCATGCTATCCATCCGCGGCAGGCAATCCGTAGATGTCCTTGCCGACATCTACCAGCACACCACCAACGTAGCCGTAAAGAAGGCCATCCTCCAGGCCTACGTGGTCACCAACAGTCCCGACAAACTCGTCGAGGCCGCCCGCAACGAGACCGATCCGCAACTCATCCGTACCGCCGTCCATACCCTCGGAGCACTCGGTGCAACTACACAACTCCAGACTCTTTACAGTGAAGCAAAGAGTCCCGAGATCAAGGCCGAAATCATCAACAGCCTCATCCCCGCAGGCCACAAAGGTGCCGAGGTCCTCGGAAACATCGCCACCACCGAGCAGGACCCCGACCTCCGCCGCAAAGCTATCCGCAACCTCGGCATCGCCGGAGGTTCCGAGGCCACACCAAAGCTACTCGCCATCTACCAGAACAGCGCCGACCCCGAGACCAAGAAAGCCGCCGTCCAAGCCCTCTTCCTCGCCAACGACGCACACGATCTCGTCACCCTGGCCAAAACCGAGAAAGACCCTGCCCTCAAGCAATCCATCGTGCAGCAGCTCAGCATCATGCACAACCCGGAAGCCACCGCTTACATGCTCGAAATCCTCAACAAGTAG
- a CDS encoding RNA polymerase sigma factor yields the protein MEENDHSIIRAVLTGDKEAYGKLVVRHSPTVFRVAFRITGDEADAEEVVQEAFLRGYQKLESFESRSEFGTWIYRIAVNCALNMKNKRQPAANYQIAEDADPTQHQVQVADTAADPERLLLSQEIEALQARAMQRLTPTERTAFILRHMEARSTEEIAATLHIAPNSAKQAVFRAVQKLRRGLAPLRVNA from the coding sequence ATGGAAGAGAACGACCACTCGATCATCCGGGCGGTTCTCACCGGAGACAAAGAGGCCTACGGCAAGCTCGTCGTACGCCACAGCCCGACTGTCTTCCGCGTAGCCTTCCGCATCACCGGCGACGAAGCCGACGCCGAAGAGGTCGTTCAGGAAGCCTTCCTCCGCGGCTATCAGAAGCTCGAAAGCTTCGAGTCACGATCTGAGTTCGGAACCTGGATCTACCGTATCGCAGTCAACTGTGCTCTCAATATGAAGAACAAACGACAACCCGCCGCCAACTATCAGATCGCCGAAGACGCCGACCCCACTCAGCATCAGGTGCAGGTCGCCGACACCGCCGCCGATCCCGAGCGCCTCCTCCTCAGCCAGGAGATCGAAGCCCTCCAGGCCCGCGCCATGCAGCGTCTCACCCCCACCGAGCGCACCGCCTTCATCCTCCGCCACATGGAAGCCCGTTCCACTGAAGAGATCGCCGCCACGCTCCACATCGCTCCCAACTCCGCCAAACAAGCGGTCTTCCGTGCCGTACAGAAACTCCGCCGCGGCCTGGCACCACTCAGGGTGAACGCATGA
- a CDS encoding mechanosensitive ion channel family protein — MWVLFVLLLLPVGSWGVVWGQGLSSAVKSATGGSPPPADATAAPVVAPPPPVPADPLGRTSPHGTVLGFLRAAEEKDYTKAAKFLDGKRSPEQATELVVQLKYLLDQGLSTSLDDISRSPQKDIEDEHRVTRERIGLLKTPDGEMEVLLDLVKRPGEASIWLFSQETLDRVPEAYSSEHRKDIEDYFPAWSQNIRFLSVPLWRWGTILVYLLMVFLAASLITRAMIWLFRRLFKNRVTASVEESVLALKAPIFCVLGAIMNRAAAGYARTALSRHYWSVVGLILLWVSGAWLLVRITNILVSVWRHRLLLKMQVERATLVSLLGRIFTILVGLVLVLVLLAQAGVNVSAMVAGLGIGGVALALAAQKTLADLFGGLSIVMRGAVRVGDFCQIDGLTGTVEDIGTSSLSLRTLGRSVVSIPNSKVAEVNLENFAMRDQFWLNQTFTLRFDTPHAVVREVLEKIVQLLLAHPEFNKNSARARLINLTPSGPQIEVFAYFRRPGADWAVFLGEQEKIMLQILTIVEEAGSSLAAPIGVVRMEKEKA, encoded by the coding sequence GTGTGGGTCCTCTTTGTTCTGCTGCTTTTACCGGTGGGAAGCTGGGGCGTGGTCTGGGGGCAGGGTTTGTCTTCGGCTGTGAAGTCTGCTACTGGCGGCTCGCCCCCGCCTGCTGATGCGACTGCCGCGCCTGTGGTGGCTCCTCCACCGCCTGTTCCTGCTGATCCGCTGGGGCGGACTTCGCCGCATGGGACTGTGCTCGGGTTTTTGCGGGCGGCGGAGGAGAAGGACTACACCAAGGCTGCGAAATTTCTTGATGGAAAGCGGTCGCCGGAGCAGGCGACTGAGCTGGTTGTGCAGCTGAAGTACCTGCTGGATCAGGGGCTTTCGACCAGCCTCGACGACATTTCGCGCTCGCCCCAAAAAGATATTGAGGACGAGCATCGGGTGACGAGGGAGCGGATCGGTCTTCTAAAGACCCCGGATGGTGAGATGGAGGTGCTGCTCGATCTTGTAAAGAGACCAGGGGAAGCGTCTATCTGGCTCTTTTCGCAAGAGACACTGGACCGCGTTCCGGAAGCCTATTCCAGCGAGCACCGCAAGGACATAGAGGATTACTTTCCGGCATGGTCTCAAAACATTCGCTTTCTCTCTGTCCCGCTGTGGCGCTGGGGCACGATCCTCGTCTACCTGCTGATGGTGTTTTTGGCAGCCAGCCTTATTACCAGAGCGATGATCTGGCTGTTTCGACGGCTATTCAAAAATAGAGTGACTGCGAGCGTAGAAGAGTCTGTTCTCGCGCTGAAAGCGCCGATCTTCTGTGTTTTGGGTGCGATTATGAATCGCGCTGCGGCCGGCTACGCCCGCACTGCGTTGAGCCGCCACTATTGGAGTGTCGTCGGGCTTATTTTGTTGTGGGTGAGTGGGGCGTGGCTGCTGGTGCGGATCACGAACATTCTCGTCTCGGTGTGGCGTCACAGGCTCCTACTGAAGATGCAGGTGGAGCGGGCCACGCTTGTCAGTCTGCTGGGGAGAATATTTACGATTCTGGTCGGGCTCGTGCTGGTGCTTGTGCTGCTGGCACAGGCCGGCGTGAATGTCTCTGCAATGGTTGCCGGTTTAGGTATCGGCGGCGTTGCGCTGGCTCTTGCGGCGCAGAAGACCCTGGCGGATTTGTTTGGCGGACTCTCCATCGTGATGCGTGGCGCGGTACGGGTGGGCGACTTCTGCCAGATCGACGGGCTCACCGGGACTGTCGAAGATATCGGTACCAGCTCTTTGAGTCTGCGAACACTGGGTCGCTCCGTGGTGTCGATTCCGAATTCGAAGGTGGCGGAGGTGAATCTCGAGAACTTTGCAATGCGTGATCAGTTCTGGCTGAACCAGACTTTCACGCTGCGGTTCGATACGCCACATGCAGTCGTGAGGGAGGTGCTGGAGAAGATCGTGCAGTTGCTGCTGGCGCATCCGGAGTTCAATAAGAATTCAGCGCGGGCTCGACTGATTAATTTGACCCCATCAGGGCCGCAGATTGAGGTTTTTGCTTACTTTCGGAGGCCGGGCGCGGATTGGGCGGTGTTTTTGGGGGAGCAGGAGAAGATCATGCTCCAGATATTAACCATTGTTGAGGAGGCTGGGAGCAGCCTGGCGGCCCCGATTGGCGTGGTGCGGATGGAGAAGGAGAAGGCGTAG
- a CDS encoding YcxB family protein: MQIAYTLTFPEFLEGQRVHENRSVKTRVLRFLNWWFFPLLGLVLVLGSIMLWREGSPWVTVIVVFLYGLFLVSYRLLLVGRAKNKYVNTRRGNGSVLLDVSEEQIVAEWPEFARSVASWSAIKKFREDEKVLLIYVAPAIFFIVPKRALSPEQLSELLFLLNRKLVLRG; encoded by the coding sequence ATGCAGATTGCTTATACGCTGACGTTCCCAGAGTTCCTTGAGGGGCAGCGGGTTCATGAGAACCGTAGTGTGAAGACGCGTGTTCTGCGATTTTTGAACTGGTGGTTCTTCCCGCTGCTGGGGCTGGTGCTGGTGCTCGGCTCGATCATGCTTTGGCGTGAGGGGTCGCCGTGGGTGACGGTGATTGTGGTGTTTTTGTATGGATTGTTTCTCGTCAGCTATCGCTTGCTGTTGGTTGGGAGGGCAAAGAACAAATACGTCAACACGCGGCGCGGGAATGGGAGCGTACTGCTGGATGTCTCAGAGGAGCAGATTGTCGCGGAGTGGCCGGAATTTGCGAGAAGTGTGGCCAGTTGGTCGGCGATAAAGAAGTTTCGTGAGGATGAGAAAGTTCTCCTGATTTATGTTGCCCCAGCGATCTTCTTTATTGTGCCGAAGCGTGCTCTATCGCCAGAACAGTTGAGCGAGCTTTTGTTTTTGCTGAATCGGAAGCTTGTGTTGCGTGGGTGA
- a CDS encoding branched-chain amino acid transaminase, which produces MALQTTANIWHNGQLIPWDKAQIHVMSHVIHYGSSVFEGIRCYSQPNGAGVFRLPEHMARLIDSAKIYRMPLPYTVDQLCSAVVDVIEANGVAPCYIRPIAFRGYGEVGVNPLKSPIEVYIANFPWGKYVPGNDGADVCVSSWSRLAPNTMPSLAKAGANYMNSQLIRMEAEINGYSEGIALDVNGYLSEGSGENLFIVRGGVLYTTPLANSVLNGITRSSVITLAKQLGIEVVEQALPRELLYICDEAFFTGTAAEVTHLRSVDRILVGDGTMGPITTALHDEFFNIVNGLKPDRHNWLTPVNVKVGEPVAV; this is translated from the coding sequence ATGGCCTTACAAACCACCGCGAACATCTGGCACAACGGACAGCTCATTCCCTGGGACAAGGCACAGATCCATGTCATGAGCCACGTCATCCACTATGGCTCCTCTGTATTCGAGGGGATCCGCTGTTATTCGCAGCCCAACGGCGCCGGAGTCTTCCGCCTTCCCGAGCACATGGCCCGCCTCATCGACTCTGCCAAGATCTACCGCATGCCCCTCCCCTACACCGTCGACCAACTCTGCTCCGCAGTCGTCGATGTGATCGAGGCAAACGGCGTCGCGCCCTGCTACATCCGCCCCATCGCCTTCCGTGGCTACGGCGAAGTCGGCGTCAATCCGCTGAAGTCTCCCATCGAGGTCTACATCGCCAACTTCCCCTGGGGCAAATATGTCCCCGGCAACGATGGCGCCGATGTCTGTGTCTCCAGCTGGTCACGCCTCGCACCCAACACCATGCCCTCACTCGCAAAGGCCGGCGCCAACTACATGAACTCGCAGCTCATCCGCATGGAAGCCGAGATCAACGGCTACTCCGAAGGAATCGCGCTCGACGTCAACGGCTACCTCTCCGAAGGCTCCGGCGAGAACCTCTTCATCGTCCGCGGCGGCGTCCTCTACACCACGCCTCTCGCGAACTCCGTTCTCAACGGCATCACACGTAGCTCCGTCATCACCCTCGCCAAGCAGCTCGGCATCGAAGTCGTAGAACAGGCGCTCCCCCGCGAGCTCCTCTACATCTGTGACGAAGCCTTCTTCACCGGCACTGCCGCCGAGGTCACCCACCTTCGCTCGGTCGACCGCATCCTCGTAGGCGACGGCACCATGGGCCCCATCACCACGGCCCTGCACGACGAGTTCTTCAACATTGTCAACGGACTCAAGCCCGACCGCCACAACTGGCTCACCCCGGTCAACGTCAAGGTGGGCGAACCCGTAGCCGTATAA